In Oncorhynchus mykiss isolate Arlee chromosome 1, USDA_OmykA_1.1, whole genome shotgun sequence, the following proteins share a genomic window:
- the LOC110526250 gene encoding CDK2-associated and cullin domain-containing protein 1 isoform X2 has product MEDMEDDCFVLNDDYNHNYCANSASGQVLYLRNELSDVPQPLSISPGLATRDVAAQENHSKVCSSSSSGLKFMDSDSSSVSSDTSETDSPSAASIAGKLTLNSASKFLMNAMTEEDYRTTYWPNLEKAIDHLLIQNPMDHISISYEQIYSCVYKCVCQQHSELLYKDLMLKITTHLQQVSSDLQITPPRNLIENFNIALTRYTDALQCIVPVFIYMNKFYIETKLNRDLREDLMKLFTDHVAEKHVDTLIPLLLEAHSMPFQVRPSTMASVVKGLYTLWPDWAHLAPAVFSGFIPQINPPTVESQLSDYAARDQKLQMELSLNGFPRGDQSRKRASEESA; this is encoded by the exons ATGGAGGACATGGAAGACGACTGTTTTGTTCTAAATGACGACTACAACCATAACTACTGTGCGAACAGTGCCAGTGGACAAGTCCTCTATCTCAGGAACGAACTGTCAGATGTACCCCAGCCCCTATCTATCTCGCCGGGTCTAGCCACGCGAGATGTAGCTGCGCAGGAGAACCACTCAAAGGTTTGTTCCAGTTCCAGCAGCGGTTTAAAGTTCATGGATTCAGACTCGAGCAGCGTGAGCAGTGACACCAGCGAGACTGACAGCCCATCGGCGGCGTCCATCGCAGGGAAACTGACCCTGAACTCAGCCTCAAAGTTTC TAATGAATGCAATGACCGAAGAGGACTATAGAACCACATACTGGCCGAACCTGGAGAAAGCCATTGACCACCTGCTAATACAAAACCCCATGGACCACATCTCCATTTCATATGAGCAGATTTACAG CTGTGTGTACAAGTGTGTTTGTCAACAGCACTCTGAGCTACTGTACAAAGACTTGATGCTGAAGATTACTACCCATCTTCAACAAGTCTCTTCTGATCTTCAA ATTACTCCACCACGGAAtttaattgagaatttcaacattgcTCTGACTCGCTACACAGATGCTCTTCAATGCATAGTTCCCGTATTCATCTACATG AATAAGTTCTACATTGAAACGAAGCTAAACCGAGACCTGCGAGAAGATCTCATGAAGCTTTTTACCGATCATGTTGCAGAAAAACATGTCGACACGTTAATAC CTCTTCTCCTCGAAGCCCATTCCATGCCTTTTCAAGTCAGACCTTCAACAATGGCCAGTGTGGTCAAAGGCTTGTATACTCTTTGGCCCG ATTGGGCACATTTAGCTCCAGCTGTCTTCTCTGGATTCATTCCTCAAATCAACCCCCCAACAGTGGAATCCCAGCTCTCTGACTATGCTGCTCGTGACCAGAAACTACAAATGGAGCTATCTCTGAATGGTTTTCCCAG AGGTGACCAGTCTCGCAAGAGAGCCAGCGAGGAGTCTGCATAG
- the LOC110526250 gene encoding CDK2-associated and cullin domain-containing protein 1 isoform X1, which yields MEDMEDDCFVLNDDYNHNYCANSASGQVLYLRNELSDVPQPLSISPGLATRDVAAQENHSKVCSSSSSGLKFMDSDSSSVSSDTSETDSPSAASIAGKLTLNSASKFLMNAMTEEDYRTTYWPNLEKAIDHLLIQNPMDHISISYEQIYSCVYKCVCQQHSELLYKDLMLKITTHLQQVSSDLQITPPRNLIENFNIALTRYTDALQCIVPVFIYMNKFYIETKLNRDLREDLMKLFTDHVAEKHVDTLIPLLLEAHSMPFQVRPSTMASVVKGLYTLWPDWAHLAPAVFSGFIPQINPPTVESQLSDYAARDQKLQMELSLNGFPRCSDRQRPGSTQIDKTL from the exons ATGGAGGACATGGAAGACGACTGTTTTGTTCTAAATGACGACTACAACCATAACTACTGTGCGAACAGTGCCAGTGGACAAGTCCTCTATCTCAGGAACGAACTGTCAGATGTACCCCAGCCCCTATCTATCTCGCCGGGTCTAGCCACGCGAGATGTAGCTGCGCAGGAGAACCACTCAAAGGTTTGTTCCAGTTCCAGCAGCGGTTTAAAGTTCATGGATTCAGACTCGAGCAGCGTGAGCAGTGACACCAGCGAGACTGACAGCCCATCGGCGGCGTCCATCGCAGGGAAACTGACCCTGAACTCAGCCTCAAAGTTTC TAATGAATGCAATGACCGAAGAGGACTATAGAACCACATACTGGCCGAACCTGGAGAAAGCCATTGACCACCTGCTAATACAAAACCCCATGGACCACATCTCCATTTCATATGAGCAGATTTACAG CTGTGTGTACAAGTGTGTTTGTCAACAGCACTCTGAGCTACTGTACAAAGACTTGATGCTGAAGATTACTACCCATCTTCAACAAGTCTCTTCTGATCTTCAA ATTACTCCACCACGGAAtttaattgagaatttcaacattgcTCTGACTCGCTACACAGATGCTCTTCAATGCATAGTTCCCGTATTCATCTACATG AATAAGTTCTACATTGAAACGAAGCTAAACCGAGACCTGCGAGAAGATCTCATGAAGCTTTTTACCGATCATGTTGCAGAAAAACATGTCGACACGTTAATAC CTCTTCTCCTCGAAGCCCATTCCATGCCTTTTCAAGTCAGACCTTCAACAATGGCCAGTGTGGTCAAAGGCTTGTATACTCTTTGGCCCG ATTGGGCACATTTAGCTCCAGCTGTCTTCTCTGGATTCATTCCTCAAATCAACCCCCCAACAGTGGAATCCCAGCTCTCTGACTATGCTGCTCGTGACCAGAAACTACAAATGGAGCTATCTCTGAATGGTTTTCCCAG ATGCTCTGACCGTCAGCGACCTGGCTCAACCCAAATTGACAAAACACTGTGA